The following are from one region of the Microbacterium paraoxydans genome:
- a CDS encoding ABC transporter permease, giving the protein MSSAPSATMTLALAADRPEPPGIVRWWSRHWHPLVFVLAVLALWWVSTSLGWVPAFIIPSPADTWAAFTDNAAYLAQNTWVTTYETVIGFVIAVVVGVLVAVLMVYSRGLEQTLYPVILFAQVIPKIAIAPLFVVWLGFGAEPKILVAVLMAFFPVVISGLAGLRTVDPEILQLASTMGASRFKTFLKVRLPAALPELLSGLKVAATLAVTGAVVGEFVGANEGLGYVILQANGNLDTAMLFAALIIMSLLGVILFGIIQIAERFLIPWHASKRDVAAATVRL; this is encoded by the coding sequence ATGTCGTCTGCCCCCTCCGCGACCATGACCCTGGCGCTGGCCGCCGATCGTCCCGAGCCTCCGGGCATCGTCCGCTGGTGGAGCCGCCACTGGCATCCGCTCGTCTTCGTGCTCGCGGTGCTCGCGCTCTGGTGGGTCTCCACGAGCCTCGGGTGGGTGCCGGCGTTCATCATCCCGTCGCCGGCCGACACCTGGGCCGCCTTCACCGACAACGCCGCCTACCTCGCGCAGAACACCTGGGTCACCACTTACGAGACCGTGATCGGATTCGTCATCGCGGTCGTCGTCGGCGTCCTCGTCGCCGTGCTCATGGTCTACTCGCGGGGCCTGGAGCAGACGCTCTATCCCGTCATCCTCTTCGCGCAGGTCATCCCGAAGATCGCGATCGCCCCGCTGTTCGTCGTGTGGCTCGGGTTCGGGGCGGAGCCGAAGATCCTCGTGGCCGTGCTCATGGCGTTCTTCCCCGTCGTCATCTCGGGCCTCGCGGGTCTGCGCACCGTCGACCCGGAGATCCTCCAGCTCGCGTCGACCATGGGAGCGAGCCGCTTCAAGACCTTCCTCAAGGTGCGGCTGCCCGCGGCGCTGCCCGAGCTCCTCTCCGGCCTCAAGGTCGCCGCGACGCTCGCGGTCACCGGTGCCGTCGTCGGCGAGTTCGTCGGCGCGAACGAGGGCCTCGGGTACGTGATCCTCCAGGCCAACGGCAACCTCGACACCGCCATGCTCTTCGCCGCGCTCATCATCATGTCGCTGCTCGGCGTCATCCTCTTCGGCATCATCCAGATCGCCGAGCGCTTCCTCATCCCGTGGCACGCCTCCAAGCGCGACGTCGCCGCGGCCACCGTCCGACTCTGA
- a CDS encoding glycerate kinase has protein sequence MTRVVIAPDSFKGTITAADAAAALADGWREVGPAADIVLRPMADGGEGTVAAFATAVPDARRMPITVDGPAGAPVETSWLLLPSTTDAPGGTGVVDIASTSGIELLDDLRPWDADTTGFGQAIAAALDHGVSRLILGIGSSASTDGGTGMLTALGARFLDAVGDPVARGARGLADIVTADLGALRAAPDVRVLTDVTNPLTGPRGAAAVFGPQKGLTAPEDIARVDDALAHLAALLPVDPELPGTGAAGGTGAALVRWGGVLAPGAAEVAALIDLAGAVRGAEVVITGEGSYDGQSGDGKVPSFLAALAAEAGARPLLAAGRIADDADTSLFAEAVSLTALAGSTTAALTDPARWLRVAGAALARTR, from the coding sequence ATGACCCGGGTCGTCATCGCGCCGGACAGTTTCAAGGGCACGATCACGGCGGCGGACGCTGCCGCGGCACTCGCCGACGGCTGGCGGGAGGTCGGGCCGGCTGCGGACATCGTGCTCCGTCCGATGGCCGACGGCGGGGAGGGGACCGTCGCCGCCTTCGCCACGGCGGTGCCCGACGCGCGACGGATGCCCATCACGGTCGACGGTCCGGCGGGCGCTCCCGTCGAGACGTCGTGGCTGCTCCTGCCGAGCACGACCGACGCCCCCGGCGGCACCGGCGTCGTCGACATCGCCTCGACCTCGGGCATCGAGCTCCTCGACGATCTGCGCCCCTGGGACGCCGACACGACCGGCTTCGGGCAGGCGATCGCCGCGGCGCTCGATCACGGCGTCTCACGCCTGATCCTCGGCATCGGCTCCAGCGCCTCCACCGACGGGGGCACGGGCATGCTCACCGCCCTCGGGGCACGCTTTCTGGACGCGGTCGGCGATCCGGTCGCGCGGGGCGCGCGCGGGCTGGCGGACATCGTCACGGCGGATCTCGGGGCCCTGCGCGCGGCACCCGACGTCCGCGTGCTGACCGATGTCACGAATCCGCTCACCGGCCCGCGCGGCGCGGCAGCGGTGTTCGGCCCGCAGAAGGGGCTCACGGCACCGGAGGACATCGCGCGCGTCGACGACGCGCTTGCCCATCTCGCCGCCCTCTTGCCCGTCGACCCGGAGCTGCCGGGCACGGGGGCCGCCGGGGGGACGGGCGCCGCTCTCGTTCGCTGGGGCGGGGTCCTCGCTCCGGGGGCGGCCGAGGTGGCCGCGCTCATCGATCTGGCTGGCGCCGTCCGTGGTGCCGAGGTCGTGATCACCGGCGAGGGGTCCTACGACGGCCAGTCGGGCGACGGGAAGGTGCCGTCGTTCCTCGCCGCGCTCGCCGCCGAGGCAGGGGCGCGTCCTCTGCTCGCCGCGGGTCGGATCGCGGACGACGCAGACACGAGCCTCTTCGCGGAGGCGGTGTCGTTGACCGCGCTGGCGGGGTCGACGACCGCCGCCCTGACCGATCCCGCACGCTGGCTGCGGGTCGCGGGCGCGGCTCTCGCCCGGACGCGGTGA
- a CDS encoding LacI family DNA-binding transcriptional regulator — translation MTPSATPAEPPAARRPRHARGPAPTLHDVALEAGVSLATASRVLNGSERKVAAAFRERVEAAAEALGYTANVSAQATARGRSPVIALLVADIADPYFGLIASGVARGADEQGLVVTVAITERDPAREARIVRALRGQRPQGLILAASRTQEEGQAETARELAEFTRLGGRVVAFGADGDGDRRVEIDNRAGAAALGRRMAELGYRSAVLVGAAEGVRTSDDRLAGFRAGFAEGGGEVAQTVRGDFRRESGATAMTEALAAGVPEGTVVFGISDVVAIGAMAAIRAAGREVGADIAVCGFDDVPSSRDVTPALTTVCVPLSDAGYQAFRAIVDEDWQQPTLPLEVVVRASTPGLRA, via the coding sequence ATGACCCCGTCCGCCACACCGGCAGAGCCGCCGGCCGCGCGTCGCCCCCGTCACGCCCGGGGGCCGGCGCCCACGTTGCATGACGTCGCACTCGAGGCCGGTGTGTCGCTGGCGACCGCGTCCCGCGTGCTCAACGGCTCCGAACGCAAGGTCGCGGCGGCGTTCCGGGAACGGGTGGAGGCCGCCGCCGAGGCCCTCGGCTACACGGCCAACGTCTCCGCGCAGGCGACCGCCCGCGGACGCTCGCCGGTGATCGCGCTCCTCGTCGCCGACATCGCCGACCCCTACTTCGGCCTCATCGCCTCGGGCGTCGCCCGGGGTGCCGACGAGCAGGGGCTCGTCGTGACGGTGGCCATCACCGAGCGCGACCCGGCGCGGGAGGCCCGGATCGTCCGCGCCCTGCGCGGCCAGCGTCCGCAGGGCCTCATCCTCGCCGCCTCGCGGACGCAGGAGGAGGGGCAGGCCGAGACCGCTCGCGAGCTCGCCGAGTTCACCCGGCTCGGGGGCCGTGTGGTCGCCTTCGGTGCGGACGGCGACGGCGATCGCCGGGTGGAGATCGACAACCGGGCCGGGGCCGCGGCTCTCGGTCGTCGTATGGCGGAGCTCGGGTATCGCTCCGCCGTGCTCGTCGGGGCGGCGGAGGGCGTGCGCACCTCGGACGACCGGCTGGCGGGATTCCGCGCCGGATTCGCGGAGGGCGGCGGAGAGGTCGCGCAGACCGTCCGCGGAGACTTCCGTCGGGAGTCCGGGGCAACGGCGATGACCGAAGCCCTCGCCGCCGGTGTCCCCGAGGGCACCGTGGTGTTCGGCATCAGCGACGTCGTGGCGATCGGCGCGATGGCGGCCATCCGTGCAGCGGGCCGGGAGGTCGGCGCCGACATCGCGGTCTGCGGCTTCGACGACGTGCCCTCGAGTCGCGACGTCACCCCGGCCCTCACCACGGTCTGCGTGCCGCTGAGCGACGCCGGCTACCAGGCCTTCCGCGCGATCGTCGACGAGGACTGGCAGCAGCCGACGCTCCCGCTCGAGGTGGTCGTGCGTGCGAGCACCCCGGGGCTGCGGGCATGA
- a CDS encoding sugar phosphate isomerase/epimerase family protein has product MTGIRAGLCSVTFRALPPERIVALAAAAGLDVIEWGGDVHVPPGEVDRAAEVARMTTDAGLAVASYGSYFRAGPEESLTAVLDSATALGADRVRVWAGEHGSAEVSAPERARVVTRLRAAAVEAGARGIGLALEFHGGTLADTAPATLELLHEVDHPMLSTYWQPTVGAPVPVVLEEFRRLGPHVSAAHVFSWWPRTERHPLRSRSALWTRFFADAAASAHPPRDALLEFVPDDAPELLAGEAAALLGFLGRQP; this is encoded by the coding sequence ATGACGGGGATCCGTGCGGGACTGTGCTCGGTGACGTTCCGTGCCCTGCCGCCGGAGAGGATCGTCGCGCTCGCGGCCGCCGCGGGTCTCGACGTGATCGAGTGGGGCGGAGACGTGCATGTGCCGCCGGGAGAGGTCGACCGCGCGGCGGAGGTCGCGCGGATGACCACGGATGCCGGACTCGCCGTCGCGTCGTACGGGTCGTACTTCCGCGCCGGTCCGGAGGAGTCGCTCACCGCGGTCCTCGACAGCGCCACGGCCCTGGGTGCTGACCGCGTGCGGGTGTGGGCCGGTGAGCACGGCTCCGCGGAGGTGTCCGCGCCCGAGCGTGCCCGCGTCGTGACGCGCCTCCGCGCGGCGGCGGTCGAAGCGGGTGCCCGGGGCATCGGGCTCGCCCTGGAGTTCCACGGCGGCACGCTCGCCGACACCGCCCCGGCCACCCTCGAGCTGCTGCACGAGGTCGATCATCCGATGCTGTCGACGTACTGGCAGCCCACGGTCGGCGCCCCCGTCCCCGTGGTGCTCGAGGAGTTCCGCCGGCTCGGCCCCCATGTCTCCGCCGCTCATGTCTTCTCCTGGTGGCCGCGCACCGAGCGCCATCCGCTCCGCTCGCGGTCCGCACTGTGGACCCGGTTCTTCGCGGACGCCGCCGCCTCCGCGCACCCGCCGCGCGACGCCCTGCTGGAGTTCGTGCCCGACGACGCCCCGGAGCTCCTCGCCGGGGAAGCCGCCGCCCTCCTCGGGTTTCTCGGGCGGCAGCCGTGA
- a CDS encoding sugar phosphate isomerase/epimerase family protein encodes MTATRSLAAERESRAAAVGTVPHPRLSINQATVKHADLATALRVTAAAGVEAIGLWREPVQEVGLDVAARMLTDSGLRFTTHCRGGFFTLPAGPEREAALDDNRRAIEETATLAAAGAEGSTAVLVLVAGGLPEGSRDLIGARERVRDAIGALADDARAAGVTLAIEPLHPMYASDRAVVSTLGQALDIAADFDPAVVGAAVDTFHIWWDPQVLDQIARAGRESRIATYQVCDWKTPLAADPLLSRHYPGDGVIDFATLTRAVQDTGYDRDIEVEIFHADVWADDPARVVRRTAEAFATAVAPHL; translated from the coding sequence ATGACCGCCACCCGGAGCCTGGCGGCGGAGCGCGAGTCCCGGGCGGCCGCCGTCGGGACCGTGCCGCACCCGCGGCTCTCGATCAACCAGGCCACCGTGAAGCACGCGGACCTCGCGACGGCCCTGCGCGTCACGGCGGCGGCGGGGGTCGAGGCCATCGGTCTGTGGCGGGAGCCCGTGCAGGAGGTGGGCCTCGATGTCGCCGCCCGCATGCTGACCGACTCCGGGCTGCGCTTCACGACGCACTGCCGAGGGGGCTTCTTCACGCTTCCGGCAGGTCCGGAGCGCGAAGCCGCGCTCGACGACAACCGGCGGGCGATCGAGGAGACGGCCACCCTCGCGGCGGCCGGTGCGGAGGGTTCGACCGCGGTGCTGGTCCTCGTCGCGGGTGGTCTGCCCGAGGGGTCGCGCGACCTCATCGGGGCGCGGGAGCGCGTCCGCGACGCCATCGGCGCCCTCGCGGACGACGCTCGAGCCGCCGGGGTCACCCTCGCGATCGAGCCGCTGCATCCGATGTACGCCTCGGACCGTGCGGTGGTCTCGACCCTCGGCCAGGCGCTCGACATCGCCGCGGACTTCGACCCTGCCGTGGTCGGCGCTGCCGTCGACACGTTCCACATCTGGTGGGACCCGCAAGTGCTCGACCAGATCGCCAGGGCCGGACGCGAGAGCCGCATCGCCACGTATCAGGTGTGCGACTGGAAGACCCCCCTCGCCGCAGATCCCCTCCTCTCCCGGCACTATCCGGGGGACGGTGTGATCGACTTCGCAACCCTCACCCGGGCCGTGCAGGACACCGGTTACGACCGCGACATCGAGGTGGAGATCTTCCATGCCGACGTCTGGGCCGATGACCCGGCCCGTGTGGTCCGCCGCACGGCCGAGGCCTTCGCGACGGCGGTCGCCCCCCACCTGTGA
- a CDS encoding DUF993 family protein — MTTLRLLAADGRTADTELREADAVTRPEGPLRSRVAYAAAHVVPKAYADNTPGQPADIDWDATLAFRRNVYSWGLGVADAMDTAQRNMGLDATAVRELIARSAEVAREEGGTVVVGVNTDHVDEARIPLDQVIAAYLEQLHFAEEQGAGPVLMASRHLARVAESADDYRRVYREVLSRASVPVVLHWLGTAFDPELAGYFAPSSSGGSGGPAWQEAAGVLLDIIGENRAAVAGVKMSLLDAESEVWVRERLPEGVRMFTGDDFHYVGLIGGDSLTGAPAPEGPASRGHSDALLGAFAALAPVASAAIQALDADDPERYLALLGPTEELSRQVFAAPTFYYKTGVAFLSWLNGHQPAFQMVGGLHSARSLPHLSRIVELANGALALERPELARERWHGLLRLNGVDA; from the coding sequence ATGACCACGCTCCGCCTGCTCGCCGCCGACGGCCGCACCGCCGACACGGAGCTCCGGGAGGCCGACGCCGTCACGCGGCCGGAGGGTCCGCTCCGCAGTCGGGTGGCCTATGCCGCCGCGCACGTCGTCCCGAAGGCGTACGCGGACAACACCCCGGGGCAGCCGGCCGACATCGACTGGGACGCGACGCTCGCGTTCCGCCGCAACGTGTACTCGTGGGGACTCGGCGTGGCCGACGCGATGGACACCGCGCAGCGCAACATGGGTCTGGATGCGACGGCGGTGCGCGAACTCATCGCCCGCAGTGCGGAGGTCGCCCGCGAGGAGGGCGGCACGGTCGTGGTCGGGGTCAACACCGACCACGTCGACGAGGCGCGCATCCCGCTCGATCAGGTGATCGCCGCCTACCTCGAGCAGCTGCACTTCGCCGAGGAGCAGGGGGCGGGGCCGGTGCTCATGGCCTCGCGGCACCTGGCCAGGGTCGCGGAGAGCGCGGACGACTACCGCCGCGTGTACCGGGAGGTGCTCTCCCGCGCATCGGTCCCCGTCGTGCTGCACTGGCTCGGTACCGCGTTCGATCCGGAACTGGCGGGGTACTTCGCGCCCTCGTCCTCCGGGGGGAGCGGTGGTCCCGCGTGGCAGGAGGCCGCCGGGGTGCTGCTCGACATCATCGGCGAGAACCGCGCCGCGGTCGCCGGGGTGAAGATGAGTCTGCTCGACGCGGAGTCCGAGGTCTGGGTGCGCGAGCGGCTACCGGAGGGCGTGCGCATGTTCACCGGCGACGACTTCCACTACGTGGGCCTCATCGGCGGGGACAGCCTGACCGGCGCCCCCGCGCCCGAGGGGCCCGCGTCGCGCGGCCACTCGGACGCACTGCTCGGCGCGTTCGCCGCTCTCGCCCCGGTGGCCTCCGCCGCGATCCAGGCGCTCGACGCGGACGACCCCGAGCGGTACCTCGCCCTCCTCGGGCCGACCGAGGAGCTGAGCCGGCAGGTGTTCGCGGCGCCGACCTTCTACTACAAGACCGGGGTCGCCTTCCTGTCCTGGCTCAACGGTCATCAGCCGGCGTTCCAGATGGTCGGGGGGCTGCACTCCGCGCGGAGCCTGCCGCACCTCAGCCGCATCGTCGAGCTGGCGAACGGGGCGCTCGCCCTGGAGCGGCCGGAGCTCGCGCGGGAGCGCTGGCACGGCCTGCTCCGGCTGAACGGAGTGGACGCATGA
- a CDS encoding Gfo/Idh/MocA family protein, translated as MAQAPTREIGIIMNGVSGRMGYRQHLVRSILAIRDEGGIELPDGTRVTVRPILVGRSEAKLAELAAKHGIEDWTTDLDAALADPRWEIYADFLVTKARASAIRKAIAAGKVIYTEKPTAESLDEALELARLARDAGVKTGVVHDKLYLPGLQKLKRLIDSGFFGRILSVRGEFGYWVFEGDWQPAQRPSWNYRTEDGGGIITDMFPHWNYVLENLFGEVKSVYAQAAVHIADRWDEKGEHYTATAEDAAYGIFELDGGAIAEINSSWTVRVNRDELVEFQVDGTHGSAVVGLFGAKIQPRNATPKPVWNPDLEDSHDYDADWQQVPTNDVFQNGFRQQWEEYLTSFVLGTDYPFDLLAGARGVQFAEAGLASSAEGRKIVLEPLTLDRA; from the coding sequence ATGGCACAGGCCCCCACCCGCGAGATCGGGATCATCATGAACGGCGTCTCCGGGCGCATGGGATACCGGCAGCACCTCGTGCGGTCGATCCTCGCGATCCGCGACGAGGGCGGGATCGAGCTCCCGGACGGCACGCGCGTGACCGTGCGGCCGATCCTCGTCGGACGCAGCGAGGCCAAGCTCGCCGAGCTGGCCGCGAAGCACGGCATCGAGGACTGGACGACCGACCTCGACGCCGCCCTCGCCGACCCGCGATGGGAGATCTACGCCGACTTCCTCGTCACGAAGGCCCGGGCGTCCGCGATCCGCAAGGCCATCGCCGCCGGCAAGGTGATCTACACCGAGAAGCCCACCGCCGAGTCGCTGGACGAGGCCCTGGAGCTCGCGCGGCTGGCGCGTGACGCCGGTGTGAAGACCGGCGTCGTCCACGACAAGCTCTACCTCCCGGGGCTGCAGAAGCTCAAGCGCCTCATCGACTCCGGCTTCTTCGGCCGCATCCTCTCCGTCCGCGGCGAGTTCGGCTACTGGGTGTTCGAGGGCGACTGGCAGCCCGCGCAGCGTCCGAGCTGGAACTACCGCACGGAGGACGGCGGCGGCATCATCACCGACATGTTCCCGCACTGGAACTACGTGCTGGAGAACCTCTTCGGCGAGGTCAAGAGCGTCTACGCGCAGGCCGCCGTGCACATCGCCGACCGCTGGGACGAGAAGGGCGAGCACTACACGGCCACGGCCGAGGATGCCGCCTACGGCATCTTCGAACTCGATGGCGGGGCGATCGCCGAGATCAACTCCTCGTGGACCGTGCGGGTGAACCGTGACGAGCTCGTGGAGTTCCAGGTCGACGGCACGCACGGCTCCGCCGTCGTGGGGTTGTTCGGTGCCAAGATCCAGCCGCGCAACGCCACGCCGAAGCCCGTGTGGAACCCCGACCTGGAGGACAGCCACGACTACGACGCCGACTGGCAGCAGGTGCCGACGAACGACGTGTTCCAGAACGGCTTCCGGCAGCAGTGGGAGGAGTACCTCACCTCGTTCGTCCTCGGCACCGACTACCCGTTCGATCTGCTCGCCGGCGCGCGCGGGGTCCAGTTCGCCGAGGCCGGACTCGCGTCCAGTGCCGAGGGACGCAAGATCGTGCTCGAGCCGCTGACCCTGGACCGGGCATGA
- a CDS encoding substrate-binding domain-containing protein: MTEERPTPRFGLSRRERILDELRRTGAVRVADLARDFGVAELTIRRDITMLADRGLLTRVHGGAVLRSALDTTVARAALPGPQFRIGMVVPSLSYYWPQVVVGARSAGMEAGVQLVLRGASYAAQDQRRQIAALLESGTVHGLIVAPETQGADGHALLSWLDTLPVPVVLVERRTPPALALTRMQTVATDHAFGGALAAGHLAALGHRRVGILTSPQSPTSAGLRQGWSRAVAELGLTVTVDRDAALDRMEGAVQAEVVSAVLAEIRETGATALLVHSDPQALLLQQHLQDAGWRLPDDLSLIAYDDEVAEHGSPPLTALRPPKQHVGRRAVELIRERLREGAARPAERVEVAPALHVRASTAPPR; encoded by the coding sequence ATGACCGAGGAGCGCCCGACCCCGCGTTTCGGCCTCTCCCGCCGGGAACGGATCCTGGACGAGCTGCGCCGCACGGGGGCGGTGCGCGTGGCCGATCTCGCCCGCGACTTCGGGGTGGCGGAGCTCACCATCCGCCGCGACATCACGATGCTGGCGGACCGCGGGCTGCTGACCAGGGTGCACGGGGGTGCGGTGCTGCGGAGCGCGCTGGACACGACCGTCGCGCGGGCCGCCCTCCCCGGGCCGCAGTTCCGCATCGGGATGGTGGTGCCGTCGCTGAGCTACTACTGGCCGCAGGTGGTCGTCGGCGCCCGGAGCGCTGGGATGGAGGCGGGGGTGCAGCTCGTGCTCCGCGGGGCCAGCTACGCCGCTCAGGACCAACGCCGCCAGATCGCGGCGCTCCTGGAATCCGGAACCGTGCACGGGCTCATCGTGGCCCCCGAGACGCAGGGCGCCGATGGCCATGCGCTGCTCTCCTGGCTGGACACGCTCCCGGTGCCGGTCGTGCTCGTGGAGCGCCGGACCCCGCCGGCTCTCGCCCTCACCCGGATGCAGACCGTGGCGACCGACCACGCGTTCGGAGGCGCGCTCGCCGCCGGGCACCTCGCCGCGCTCGGACACCGGCGGGTCGGGATCCTCACCTCGCCGCAGTCGCCGACCTCCGCCGGGCTGCGGCAGGGCTGGTCGCGGGCCGTCGCCGAGCTCGGGCTCACGGTGACGGTGGACCGCGATGCGGCGCTGGACCGGATGGAGGGGGCGGTGCAGGCGGAGGTGGTCTCGGCGGTGCTCGCCGAGATCCGTGAGACGGGGGCGACGGCGCTGCTCGTGCACTCCGACCCGCAGGCGCTCCTGCTTCAGCAGCATCTGCAGGACGCGGGCTGGCGGCTGCCCGACGACCTCTCGCTCATCGCCTACGACGATGAGGTCGCCGAGCACGGGTCCCCACCGCTCACCGCGCTGCGGCCGCCGAAGCAGCACGTCGGGCGCCGTGCGGTCGAGCTCATCCGCGAGCGCCTGCGCGAGGGGGCGGCGCGGCCCGCGGAGCGCGTGGAGGTGGCTCCGGCGCTGCACGTGCGCGCCAGCACGGCCCCTCCGCGCTAG
- a CDS encoding heparinase II/III family protein: protein MLIPRGTLSDLWREHGAVDRPVVPPSTDRETWTSVAPELRATILAAADGERGTAWAQPLLSQWAAYARTGDRAGWEGAVFRRDLRLRRAVLAAAIDPAAERLDEVADGLWLLVEQSTWCWPAHDDAFARGRRAPDIERPVLDLGAGEAAALAGWAVLVLGEALDAHAPGLVARVRDETVRRVLRPFVDRREWAWEGSEERVHNWAPWIHGNLLPAALAFADEPLRARVLALSIDGLDRYLAQLPADGGIDEGFAYWWQGAGRAFDALGLLDALTDGAVAAAIRDGRLAGLRELALFPERVQLGEGWVASFSDAEARTGEALPWSVLHRAAVLCGLEATAAFAARHRRPGRVVGDEADVVAGLGRTLAELFDADWQAAHPGPAPLPGRVEFASLGVGLRRERSGDPRGLAVVVKGGRNDENHNHNDLGAIAIAVDGVPVVIDVGRATYTAATFSDARYRLWHVTSGWHSTPLVRGREQQPGGAWRAAVQARSDGWTLDLGAAFPGGDPWLRTVLLRGGAVTVRDESPALADPATRLVLVCAGTPEVHGDGVLLPGPEGKRGLRIAHDPADVVVESRAVDDALLERSWGPVVSRVLFAPLDRPERWELQGRAA, encoded by the coding sequence ATGCTGATCCCCCGCGGCACCCTGAGCGATCTGTGGCGAGAACACGGCGCCGTCGATCGGCCCGTCGTGCCGCCGAGCACCGACCGCGAGACATGGACGTCCGTGGCACCCGAACTCCGCGCGACCATCCTGGCGGCGGCGGACGGCGAGCGCGGCACCGCCTGGGCGCAACCGCTCCTCTCGCAGTGGGCCGCCTACGCCCGCACCGGTGACCGAGCCGGCTGGGAGGGGGCGGTGTTCCGTCGCGACCTCCGGCTCCGTCGCGCCGTCCTGGCCGCTGCCATCGACCCGGCGGCCGAGCGGTTGGACGAGGTGGCGGACGGACTGTGGCTCCTGGTCGAGCAGTCGACCTGGTGCTGGCCCGCTCACGACGACGCGTTCGCCCGCGGTCGGCGCGCCCCCGACATCGAGCGCCCCGTCCTCGACCTCGGCGCGGGGGAGGCAGCGGCGCTGGCGGGGTGGGCCGTGCTGGTGCTCGGCGAGGCTCTCGACGCGCACGCGCCCGGTCTGGTCGCACGGGTACGGGACGAGACGGTCCGCCGGGTGCTGCGCCCGTTCGTCGACCGCCGCGAGTGGGCGTGGGAGGGGTCGGAGGAACGCGTGCACAACTGGGCGCCGTGGATCCACGGCAACCTGCTGCCGGCGGCGCTCGCCTTCGCGGACGAACCGCTGCGTGCGCGGGTGCTCGCCCTCAGCATCGACGGCCTCGATCGCTATCTCGCCCAGCTTCCCGCCGACGGCGGCATCGACGAGGGCTTCGCCTACTGGTGGCAGGGAGCGGGGCGGGCGTTCGATGCGCTCGGCCTCCTCGACGCGCTCACCGACGGAGCAGTGGCCGCTGCGATCCGGGACGGACGCCTCGCCGGGCTGCGGGAGCTCGCCCTCTTCCCGGAGCGCGTGCAGCTCGGGGAGGGGTGGGTGGCGAGCTTCTCGGATGCGGAGGCGCGCACGGGGGAGGCCCTCCCGTGGTCCGTGCTCCACCGGGCCGCCGTCCTGTGCGGTCTGGAGGCGACGGCCGCGTTCGCCGCGCGGCACCGCCGTCCGGGGCGCGTCGTCGGAGACGAGGCCGATGTCGTCGCCGGTCTCGGCCGGACGCTGGCCGAGCTGTTCGACGCCGACTGGCAGGCGGCGCATCCGGGGCCTGCGCCCCTGCCCGGGCGCGTCGAGTTCGCCTCCCTCGGCGTGGGTCTGCGCCGTGAGCGGAGTGGGGATCCACGGGGGCTCGCGGTCGTCGTCAAGGGCGGTCGCAACGACGAGAACCACAACCACAACGACCTCGGCGCGATCGCGATCGCGGTCGACGGCGTCCCGGTCGTGATCGACGTCGGTCGGGCGACGTACACCGCGGCGACCTTCTCGGATGCCCGCTACCGCCTGTGGCACGTCACCAGCGGCTGGCACTCCACGCCGCTGGTCCGCGGGCGCGAGCAACAGCCGGGCGGCGCCTGGCGGGCCGCGGTGCAGGCGCGGAGCGACGGCTGGACCCTCGACCTCGGTGCGGCGTTCCCGGGCGGCGACCCGTGGCTGCGGACGGTGCTGCTGCGCGGTGGTGCGGTGACCGTGCGCGACGAGAGTCCGGCGCTCGCCGACCCGGCGACCCGCCTCGTGCTCGTGTGCGCGGGGACGCCCGAGGTGCACGGTGACGGCGTCCTCCTCCCAGGTCCGGAGGGGAAGCGGGGTCTGCGCATCGCCCACGATCCGGCGGACGTCGTCGTCGAGAGCAGGGCCGTGGACGATGCGCTCCTGGAGCGTTCGTGGGGGCCGGTGGTCTCGCGCGTCCTCTTCGCACCGCTCGACCGTCCGGAGCGCTGGGAGCTGCAGGGGAGGGCGGCATGA